Proteins from one Argopecten irradians isolate NY chromosome 15, Ai_NY, whole genome shotgun sequence genomic window:
- the LOC138308510 gene encoding substance-P receptor-like, producing MNESIPDDNSTASNATGKQCHTWLADELPSFTNVTLDDLNSQFVRRNIGGIGILSVFVIIGLIGNIHVLYIYLRQFRTSNYKVYVLYLAIMDIINCTIVAPLVITYLFFPMTYPDLILCKTFRFMLYLFSIASTSSMVVIALDRHRKICSPLGPQFSIRQAKLLCVGSFVFAILLSWPATILYGLSSIETGIPGIQTGYRCYTHDDYKGSMYQVLFHLILTVYFIVVTTLLIIAYIKIGRHIHAHRKFQSSIRRMSARSEEEIKMATGSAARKTTWTLCAVTIVYILCALPHHTLALLIFINKNFDCELSLLGSQIYYTFIWSYFANSVVNPFIYGIRDRKFRSEFRNMYRR from the coding sequence ATGAATGAATCAATTCCTGACGACAATTCCACTGCGAGCAATGCTACCGGAAAACAATGTCACACTTGGCTTGCGGATGAACTTCCGTCCTTTACTAACGTGACCCTTGATGACCTCAACAGTCAGTTTGTGCGTAGGAATATCGGAGGCATTGGAATTCTTTCCGTATTTGTGATAATTGGGCTTATCGGAAATATCCATGTTCTATACATTTATCTCCGACAGTTCCGGACGTCCAACTATAAAGTCTATGTCCTGTACCTGGCAATTATGGATATCATTAATTGTACCATAGTAGCCCCTTTAGTGATTACGTATCTCTTCTTCCCGATGACGTATCCTGATCTCATTTTATGTAAAACATTCCGATTTATGCTTTATCTATTTTCCATCGCTTCAACCTCATCCATGGTTGTTATCGCTCTAGACCGCCACAGAAAAATCTGCAGCCCTCTTGGTCCGCAATTTTCCATCAGACAGGCAAAACTATTGTGTGTCGGAAGCTTTGTGTTTGCAATTCTTCTCTCCTGGCCGGCTACAATATTATACGGTTTGAGTTCAATAGAAACCGGAATTCCTGGAATTCAGACCGGATATAGATGCTACACACATGATGACTACAAGGGATCGATGTATCAGGTTTTATTCCACTTAATTCTTACAGTTTATTTTATAGTCGTGACGACATTACTTATAATAGCTTACATTAAAATCGGACGTCATATCCACGCACACCGCAAGTTCCAGTCAAGTATCAGACGCATGTCTGCACGATCGGAGGAAGAAATCAAAATGGCTACCGGAAGTGCTGCACGCAAAACAACATGGACACTGTGCGCTGTTaccattgtttatatattgtgtGCGCTTCCACATCATACTCTAGCCCTGctgatatttataaacaaaaacttCGACTGTGAACTTTCACTGTTAGGATCTCAAATATACTATACTTTTATTTGGTCTTATTTTGCGAATAGTGTTGTAAATCCATTTATATATGGAATTCGCGACCGGAAGTTTAGATCTGAATTTCGCAACATGTATAGACGATAG
- the LOC138308634 gene encoding uncharacterized protein has protein sequence MCEQGSCVLVPTTTTTTTTTTTTPTTTTKPTTTTTTPTTTTKPTTTTTTPTTTTKPTTTTTTPTTTTKTPTTTTKTPTTTTKTPTTTTKIPTTSTTTSTTNTTPTPTLTTPTSTNPTSSTTITPTTTSTSSTEESTSPTLTTPTTTTTTTLSTTTTRPTTSTTSTTTTPIPTTASSTTASSTTASSTTSSSTTTPTLTPSTKTTPTATPSTKTTRTTITSTKTTPTTVTSTTTTPTTITSTTTTPTTITSTTTTPTTTTSTKTTPTTIKSTKTSPTAITSTTTTPTQTTTKNPNKLTTTITTPTPPTFPTKLSTFSVPSVSSFVTIPYSPVTLVPKHFPTLVNSVSSTSFSTNMGTYSETEIFTR, from the coding sequence ATGTGTGAACAAGGCAGTTGCGTATTAGTACCTACCACTACTACCACAACCACTACTACAACCACAACACCGACTACAACTACAAAACCGACAACTACAACCACAACACCGACTACAACTACAAAACCGACAACTACAACCACAACTCCGACTACAACTACAAAACCGACAACTACAACCACAACACCGACTACTACAACTAAAACACCGACAACTACAACTaaaacaccaacaacaacaactaaaaCACCGACAACTACAACTAAAATACCGACAACTTCAACTACAACATCAACTACTAATACAACACCGACACCTACACTTACAACACCAACATCAACCAATCCAACTTCATCCACGACTATAACCCCAACTACAACTTCAACATCTTCAACTGAAGAATCAACATCTCCAACACTTACAACACCAACAACTACCACCACCACAACGCTGTCTACAACAACTACAAGACCGACCACATCTACAACATCAACTACAACAACACCTATACCAACAACTGCATCTTCAACAACTGCATCTTCAACAACTGCATCTTCAACAACTTCATCTTCAACAACTACACCAACATTAACTCCATCTACAAAAACTACACCAACAGCAACTCCATCTACAAAAACTACACGAACAACAATTACATCTACAAAAACTACACCAACAACAGTTACATCTACAACAACTACACCAACAACAATTACATCTACAACAACTACGCCAACAACAATTACATCTACAACAActacaccaacaacaacaacatctaCAAAAACTACACCAACAACAATTAAATCTACAAAAACTTCACCAACAGCAATTACATCTACAACAACTACACCAACacagacaacaacaaaaaaccccAATAAACTAACAACAACAATAACTACACCAACACCTCCAACATTTCCTACAAAATTATCGACATTTTCAGTACCATCAGTTTCTTCTTTTGTAACAATTCCATACAGTCCCGTTACATTGGTACCCAAACATTTTCCAACTTTAGTAAATAGTGTTTCATCTACATCATTCTCCACAAACATGGGCACTTATTCAGAAACTGAGATTTTTACGAggtga